Proteins encoded together in one Coregonus clupeaformis isolate EN_2021a chromosome 30, ASM2061545v1, whole genome shotgun sequence window:
- the LOC121545777 gene encoding teashirt homolog 2, whose amino-acid sequence MPRRKQQAPKRAAVYEPDEDGIMQETIPEDDGENDTPTEEEGSEKTSPKASEDKEMDNKSSNSYSYQNSPVSVLSNQEAELESRLSDASDRISLSDFKTSSPPESQKVEERNGSKHKDDMHSSLEKMRAAYANFLSDSYWTGIGMDLKIGKTPSKANCDSTNGSTKSEFDWHQDALSKTFQQTHSPKPVSKPNLFSSVHLYRQSSKAGGTVFTGASRFKCKDCSAAYDSIVDLTVHMNKSGHYQDNNHGKPSNASTSSKSRKRNLQDMEGKDDAQKVLKCMFCGHSFESLQDLSVHMIKTKHYQKVPLKEPIPVLSPKLLPPAKKRAYEANRPCSPDSTTGLAGYSEAQRSAAISNATSNRYGYQNGASYTWQFETCKSQILKCMECGSSHDTLQQLTTHMMVTGHFIKVTNSASKKGKQLALDPLAVEKMQVLAEPLANETEGDKVSPITASPGDSEKDNQREGTLDKMEESQVKDDKAESKDQKAGEGAFKYPYLREEDLEQQGSSGGGGDILKSLANTVASAINKAQTGTPSWSAYPSIHAAYQLSGIIKSSNPLSASPPIQLKQTFNHKLRPIAPKGKFLQGAGGVETPQGQQQHQNTDIKKEKVGISDGKESQNIKFDLVENDDSDCQDDSSTSSKLEADCLNEGSDAIKGKLSPDLSDRGKTPSPPASKGRSTTSELVNDTPEILGINPLSALQSVLNNHLGKANKPTSSRSENSQLSARSQSIFAELNRSMEKPAVVHATPARNRAFLFTSNDQPIDLTKYKPNKPSSSHLQPSAPMPQKHALSDIADMVKVLPKATTPKASMPSRIPTMKLETDVRRFEDVSAEVYSVHKRKGRQSNWNPRHLLILQAQFASSLFLTSEGKYLLSDLGPQERMHISKFTGLSMTTISHWLANVKYQLRKTGGTKFLKSMDTGHPIFYCNDCASQFRTPPAFISHLESHLGFQIKDMCKLPIEHQTKVEEPELSKALSFRATETLVTEEDVDAKFKCKLCCRTFASNHAVKLHLSKTHSKSPENHSQYVEMDKE is encoded by the coding sequence tATACGAGCCTGATGAAGATGGCATCATGCAAGAGACCATCCCTGAGGATGACGGAGAGAATGACACTCCAACTGAAGAGGAGGGTTCTGAGAAGACGAGTCCCAAGGCCTCAGAGGACAAAGAGATGGACAACAAAAGCAGTAACAGCTACAGCTACCAGAATTCCCCCGTCAGTGTCCTTTCCAATCAAGAGGCCGAGTTGGAGTCGCGCCTTAGTGACGCCAGCGACAGAATCTCACTCTCAGACTTCAAAACGTCCTCACCACCTGAAAGTCAGAAAGTTGAGGAGCGCAACGGTTCAAAACACAAGGATGACATGCACAGCAGTCTGGAGAAAATGAGGGCTGCGTATGCTAACTTTCTCTCAGATTCCTACTGGACAGGGATTGGGATGGACTTGAAAATTGGCAAAACCCCCAGCAAAGCCAACTGTGACAGCACCAATGGGAGCACCAAGAGTGAATTTGACTGGCACCAGGATGCACTCTCCAAAACCTTCCAGCAAACACACTCCCCAAAGCCTGTGTCGAAACCCAACCTCTTCAGCTCGGTCCACCTCTACAGACAAAGCAGCAAAGCAGGTGGGACGGTGTTCACAGGAGCCAGTCGGTTTAAGTGTAAGGACTGCAGTGCTGCCTACGACTCTATTGTGGATTTAACAGTGCACATGAACAAGAGCGGACACTACCAGGACAACAACCACGGCAAACCAAGCAATGCCTCCACGTCCTCCAAATCAAGAAAAAGAAATTTGCAAGACATGGAAGGGAAAGACGATGCGCAGAAAGTTCTGAAGTGTATGTTCTGTGGCCATTCTTTTGAATCCCTCCAGGACTTGAGTGTCCATATGATAAAAACAAAGCATTACCAAAAAGTGCCTTTGAAAGAACCGATCCCAGTACTCTCACCCAAATTACTGCCACCAGCAAAGAAACGGGCCTACGAAGCCAACAGACCTTGTTCTCCTGATTCTACCACAGGGTTAGCTGGTTACAGCGAGGCCCAACGGTCTGCTGCCATTTCAAATGCTACCAGTAATCGTTATGGTTATCAGAATGGGGCTAGCTACACTTGGCAGTTTGAGACATGCAAGTCTCAGATTCTAAAATGCATGGAGTGTGGGAGCTCACATGATACCCTGCAACAGCTCACCACTCATATGATGGTCACTGGACATTTCATCAAAGTTACAAACTCAGCCTCTAAGAAGGGGAAACAGTTAGCTCTGGATCCCTTGGCTGTAGAGAAGATGCAGGTATTAGCTGAGCCTCTTGCTAATGAAACTGAAGGCGATAAAGTGTCTCCAATAACTGCTTCCCCAGGGGACAGTGAGAAAGATAACCAGAGGGAAGGCACATTGGACAAAATGGAAGAAAGTCAAGTGAAGGATGACAAGGCAGAGAGTAAGGATCAAAAGGCAGGGGAAGGGGCATTTAAATATCCATATCTCCGCGAGGAGGATCTGGAGCAGCAGGGATCATCAGGTGGAGGAGGGGATATCCTTAAGTCTTTAGCCAACACAGTTGCCTCTGCAATTAACAAGGCTCAGACTGGGACCCCCAGCTGGAGTGCCTACCCCAGTATCCATGCTGCCTATCAACTCTCTGGGATCATCAAGAGCAGCAATCCCCTCTCAGCGTCTCCTCCTATTCAGCTAAAGCAAACATTCAACCACAAGCTGAGACCGATCGCCCCAAAGGGGAAGTTTCTTCAGGGTGCTGGGGGAGTTGAAACTCCTCAGGGACAGCAACAGCATCAAAATACGGACATCAAAAAAGAAAAGGTTGGCATTAGCGATGGTAAAGAAAGTCAGAATATTAAGTTTGATCTGGTGGAGAATGATGACAGCGATTGTCAGGACGATTCCTCTACCTCTTCAAAGCTCGAAGCAGACTGTCTGAATGAAGGGAGTGATGCGATCAAAGGGAAGTTGAGCCCAGATTTATCAGACAGAGGCAAGACACCAAGCCCTCCTGCCAGCAAAGGACGAAGCACTACTTCAGAGCTTGTCAATGACACCCCGGAAATACTGGGCATAAACCCTCTAAGTGCACTGCAGTCAGTTCTGAACAATCATTTGGGTAAAGCAAATAAGCCCACCAGTTCAAGATCTGAAAACAGTCAACTATCTGCTCGCTCTCAATCTATATTCGCTGAACTCAACCGGAGTATGGAGAAACCAGCAGTGGTGCATGCTACCCCTGCTAGGAACAGAGCATTTCTGTTTACTAGCAATGATCAGCCAATAGACCTGACAAAATATAAACCTAACAAGCCAAGTTCCTCGCATCTACAGCCATCTGCCCCAATGCCACAGAAACACGCTCTGTCTGACATTGCTGACATGGTCAAGGTTCTTCCTAAAGCCACCACACCAAAAGCATCCATGCCATCGAGGATACCCACCATGAAACTGGAAACAGACGTGAGACGCTTTGAAGATGTGTCGGCTGAGGTATACTCGGTTCACAAGCGTAAGGGAAGGCAGTCGAACTGGAACCCCCGGCATCTTCTCATCCTCCAAGCCCAGTTCGCCTCCAGCCTCTTTCTGACTTCTGAGGGCAAGTACTTACTCTCAGATCTTGGTCCTCAGGAACGAATGCACATCTCCAAGTTTACTGGACTGTCCATGACAACCATCAGCCATTGGTTGGCCAATGTGAAATACCAACTTAGGAAAACAGGGGGGACCAAGTTTCTGAAGAGCATGGACACTGGCCATCCGATCTTCTACTGCAATGACTGTGCTTCCCAGTTCAGGACACCACCAGCCTTCATCTCCCACCTGGAATCCCACCTAGGGTTCCAAATCAAAGATATGTGCAAACTGCCTATCGAGCATCAGACGAAGGTAGAGGAGCCAGAACTGTCTAAGGCTCTCAGTTTCCGGGCGACAGAGACACTAGTCACCGAGGAGGACGTTGACGCTAAGTTCAAATGTAAGCTGTGCTGTAGGACATTTGCTAGTAACCATGCAGTTAAACTCCACTTGAGTAAAACTCACAGCAAATCACCTGAGAACCATTCACAATATGTGGAAATGGACAAAGAGTAG